From a region of the Paenibacillus sp. R14(2021) genome:
- a CDS encoding NADPH:quinone oxidoreductase family protein, giving the protein MPQLTVERVQKFSGRAWRLVKFGDPKEAIELREMTWGAPSPGQVLIRVRTAGAGFPDVMMAAGQFPLLGDPPFGLGEEAAGEIVAVPPGSRFAVGEQVMGITEFLEGWGGYAEYAYVREGSAIRIPAAMTDEQAGGFPIGFRTAYAGLVERAPVEAGQTLLVLGAAGSSGSTALQLGKALGATVIAVAGSQEKLEFCTSHGADHVVNYRTDDLTARIAEITDGRGVDLIYDPVGGETAATALKSIARNGRIALIGLASGTPVPLDSMDMLLRNYTAVGVLATPGSPEAEATIWGRLAELAEQGAITTPVGKVYEFQDVPQMIAEQTAPGAGKSVVRVASK; this is encoded by the coding sequence GTGCCGCAATTAACGGTTGAAAGGGTTCAGAAGTTTTCTGGTCGTGCGTGGCGTTTGGTGAAGTTTGGCGACCCAAAGGAAGCGATCGAGCTTCGGGAGATGACCTGGGGTGCGCCATCGCCTGGACAGGTGCTGATTCGGGTGCGGACTGCGGGGGCGGGGTTCCCTGACGTGATGATGGCGGCGGGCCAGTTCCCGCTGCTCGGTGATCCTCCCTTCGGACTCGGTGAGGAGGCTGCGGGCGAAATCGTTGCCGTACCGCCGGGCTCGCGGTTCGCGGTCGGCGAACAGGTGATGGGCATCACCGAATTCCTGGAGGGATGGGGCGGGTACGCCGAGTACGCGTACGTGCGTGAAGGGTCAGCCATCCGTATTCCGGCTGCTATGACGGACGAGCAGGCAGGCGGCTTCCCGATCGGTTTCCGTACGGCGTACGCGGGCCTCGTCGAGCGCGCCCCGGTCGAGGCCGGGCAGACGTTGCTCGTCTTAGGTGCTGCGGGCAGCAGTGGCTCCACCGCCCTGCAGCTCGGCAAGGCGCTGGGCGCGACGGTGATCGCGGTGGCGGGAAGTCAGGAGAAGTTGGAGTTCTGCACGAGCCACGGTGCGGACCATGTCGTGAATTACCGCACGGACGATTTGACGGCCCGGATTGCCGAGATCACGGACGGACGTGGCGTCGATCTGATCTACGATCCTGTTGGTGGTGAAACGGCGGCCACGGCGCTTAAGAGCATCGCGCGCAACGGGCGTATCGCCCTCATCGGCCTCGCGAGCGGAACTCCCGTTCCTCTCGACTCGATGGACATGCTGCTGCGGAACTACACAGCGGTCGGTGTGCTTGCGACCCCCGGCAGCCCGGAAGCCGAGGCCACTATATGGGGTCGCCTGGCAGAACTGGCTGAACAAGGGGCGATCACCACACCTGTGGGCAAGGTTTACGAGTTCCAAGACGTGCCGCAGATGATCGCCGAACAGACAGCCCCAGGGGCAGGCAAGTCAGTCGTCCGGGTCGCATCGAAGTAA
- a CDS encoding SDR family NAD(P)-dependent oxidoreductase, giving the protein MANKTWFITGSSRGLGREIALAALKKGDSVVATAREPSSLGDLLSHYGKKVLPIKLDVSNNNEVRAAVEEAFKYFGQIDVLVNNAGYANLASIEDISISDFQDQVATNFFGVVYTMKAVLPFMRDQQRGSIINISSIGGRFGNAGLSAYQSSKFAVNGFTEVLAQEVSSFGIKVTTLEPGGIATDWAGSSMNIPPISEPYQPIIGGTAKLLRNINSAAPEERIGRLSDPAKVAGVVIQLAEMPEPPLHLLMGSSAFKIAQEGAKKLAESDKRFEELTKSTDYTD; this is encoded by the coding sequence ATGGCAAACAAAACGTGGTTTATCACCGGGAGTTCTCGGGGATTAGGACGTGAGATAGCACTTGCAGCGCTGAAGAAAGGTGATTCCGTAGTGGCCACGGCCCGCGAACCTTCTTCATTGGGAGACCTATTATCCCACTACGGCAAAAAAGTGTTGCCGATTAAATTAGATGTATCTAACAATAATGAAGTCCGTGCAGCGGTAGAGGAAGCCTTCAAATATTTTGGCCAGATCGATGTTCTTGTTAACAATGCCGGGTATGCGAATTTGGCATCTATTGAAGATATAAGTATTTCTGATTTTCAAGATCAAGTGGCTACAAATTTCTTTGGTGTTGTATATACAATGAAAGCTGTGCTGCCCTTTATGCGAGATCAACAAAGAGGCTCGATCATTAACATTTCATCCATTGGTGGACGTTTCGGCAATGCAGGTTTGAGCGCTTATCAAAGTTCAAAATTTGCAGTAAATGGTTTTACGGAAGTGTTAGCTCAGGAAGTTTCCTCTTTTGGAATTAAAGTGACAACGTTGGAGCCCGGAGGCATTGCAACCGATTGGGCAGGATCATCTATGAATATTCCGCCGATTAGTGAACCGTATCAGCCGATCATCGGGGGTACAGCCAAGCTACTGCGCAATATAAATTCTGCTGCGCCTGAAGAAAGAATTGGACGTTTAAGCGATCCTGCCAAAGTAGCGGGAGTCGTGATTCAGTTAGCAGAAATGCCCGAGCCTCCCCTGCACTTATTAATGGGGTCAAGCGCCTTTAAAATAGCGCAAGAAGGTGCAAAAAAACTGGCGGAATCCGATAAACGATTTGAAGAATTGACTAAATCGACTGATTACACAGATTAA
- a CDS encoding NADH:flavin oxidoreductase/NADH oxidase family protein, with product MSSILSQPLVLPSGALLANRLAKASLSEGLADTANNATPRMAALYSRWARSGAGLLLSGNVQVDRLHLERPSNIVLDERSDLAALAVVSKAGTAGGAHFWLQLSHTGRQVSDLFNPAPLAPSRVTLVPPRVLGLSFAPPKPMTEADIEHAIGQFANAARLTREAGFTGVHLHAAHGYLFTQFLSPLTNHRTDRWGGSLPNRARFLLRVIEAVREATGRDFPIGIKLNSSDFQKGGFTHAECIELVKILNGTGLDLLELSGGTLEQPKMIGVTLAEEEDARSDSTIKREAFFVEYAAEIRAVANMPVMVTGNFRTRAGMIQSLENGDLDVVGLGRPVIADPRSPAKLLAGELEAVPTPERAIDAPYDNPWFSMQLERLADGLDPDLSLSGEQAAADFKAIEQRNYAALLNRQV from the coding sequence ATGTCATCCATTCTTTCTCAACCTCTTGTTTTGCCTTCAGGAGCCTTACTTGCGAACCGTCTCGCCAAGGCATCACTGAGCGAGGGCTTGGCCGACACGGCCAATAACGCCACACCGCGCATGGCGGCTCTCTATTCGCGATGGGCTAGGAGTGGAGCGGGACTGCTGCTGTCGGGCAATGTGCAAGTCGACCGCCTGCATCTCGAGCGTCCTTCCAACATCGTCCTGGACGAACGCAGCGACCTCGCGGCGCTTGCTGTTGTCTCGAAGGCTGGTACAGCGGGTGGCGCGCACTTCTGGCTGCAGCTTAGCCATACCGGAAGGCAGGTGTCCGATCTCTTCAATCCTGCGCCGCTGGCGCCGTCTCGCGTTACGCTTGTGCCACCGCGTGTGCTTGGTCTTTCGTTCGCCCCGCCAAAACCCATGACGGAAGCGGACATCGAGCACGCGATCGGCCAATTTGCCAACGCGGCTCGATTGACGCGGGAAGCCGGCTTTACGGGTGTTCATCTGCATGCGGCACACGGCTATCTATTCACCCAGTTCCTCAGCCCGCTGACCAATCACCGCACCGACCGCTGGGGCGGCTCCCTACCCAATCGCGCACGGTTCCTGCTGCGTGTCATCGAAGCGGTCCGAGAAGCAACCGGTCGTGATTTTCCCATCGGTATCAAACTGAATTCGTCCGATTTCCAAAAAGGCGGCTTCACCCACGCAGAATGCATCGAGCTGGTCAAAATCCTGAATGGCACCGGCCTGGACCTGCTCGAGCTGTCCGGCGGCACGCTTGAGCAACCGAAGATGATCGGAGTGACTTTGGCTGAAGAAGAGGATGCTCGCAGCGACAGCACGATCAAACGCGAAGCCTTCTTCGTCGAATACGCCGCCGAGATTCGCGCCGTCGCCAATATGCCGGTGATGGTCACGGGCAACTTCCGGACCCGCGCGGGCATGATTCAGTCGCTGGAGAACGGCGATCTGGACGTCGTCGGCCTTGGGCGGCCGGTGATTGCCGATCCACGTTCGCCCGCTAAGTTGCTCGCGGGCGAACTTGAAGCCGTGCCAACTCCGGAGCGCGCGATAGATGCTCCCTATGACAATCCCTGGTTCAGCATGCAGTTAGAACGATTGGCGGACGGGCTCGATCCGGATTTGTCGTTATCCGGGGAACAAGCAGCTGCGGACTTCAAGGCCATCGAGCAGCGTAATTACGCCGCTTTGTTAAACCGTCAGGTTTGA
- a CDS encoding oxidoreductase, with protein sequence MDANKGFQFTPQAPISSGFGPQSTAQEALGGRDLTGKTAIVTGGYSGLGLETVRVMAEAGATVIVPARSSDKARASLANIPRVELEELDLMDPVSIDGFAQRFLDSGRPLDILVNCAGIMAAPLVRDARGYESHFATNHLGHFQLTARLWPALKQAGGARVVSVSSAALFFAGVDFDDPNYKRRAYDKWQAYGQSKSANALFAVALDKKGQAHGIRAFSVHPGKIVTDLSRFLSDDEMRAAGALDEQGRRIVDPSYKSVPQGAATIIWCATNTQLDDMGGVYCEDVDIASAVPADAPMGWGAPPWAVDSGLAERLWQLSEQLTGVTFPL encoded by the coding sequence ATGGATGCGAATAAAGGATTTCAGTTTACGCCTCAGGCACCGATTTCTTCAGGCTTCGGGCCGCAATCGACGGCGCAGGAAGCGCTTGGGGGCCGCGACCTGACCGGTAAGACCGCCATCGTAACGGGCGGGTACTCCGGACTTGGCCTGGAGACCGTCCGCGTTATGGCGGAGGCTGGTGCGACTGTTATCGTACCCGCACGTTCGTCAGATAAAGCGCGGGCATCGCTGGCGAACATCCCACGTGTGGAGCTGGAGGAACTGGATCTGATGGACCCCGTTTCGATCGACGGGTTCGCACAGCGATTTCTCGATTCGGGACGGCCGCTTGATATTCTCGTCAATTGCGCCGGCATTATGGCTGCGCCGCTCGTACGCGACGCACGCGGTTATGAATCCCATTTTGCGACGAATCACCTGGGACACTTTCAACTGACCGCACGGCTATGGCCGGCTTTGAAACAGGCGGGGGGAGCCCGAGTCGTTTCGGTATCTTCCGCGGCGCTTTTCTTCGCAGGTGTAGACTTCGACGATCCGAACTACAAGCGGAGAGCATACGATAAGTGGCAGGCGTACGGCCAATCCAAAAGCGCCAACGCGCTGTTTGCCGTTGCGTTGGACAAGAAGGGTCAGGCGCATGGTATTCGTGCCTTCTCCGTCCATCCCGGCAAAATCGTAACGGACCTATCTCGATTTCTTTCGGATGATGAAATGCGGGCCGCAGGCGCTCTCGACGAGCAGGGACGCCGTATTGTCGATCCGTCCTACAAGTCCGTCCCCCAAGGGGCGGCTACGATTATCTGGTGTGCGACAAATACGCAGCTGGACGATATGGGCGGGGTTTACTGCGAGGATGTCGATATTGCGTCGGCGGTTCCGGCAGACGCTCCGATGGGCTGGGGAGCACCGCCTTGGGCCGTCGACTCCGGCTTGGCGGAACGGCTGTGGCAGCTCAGCGAACAGCTGACCGGCGTAACGTTCCCACTCTAA
- a CDS encoding HAD-IA family hydrolase, with product MPALIGDPSLVYCDERDHPHADKTIEAVRCLYEFFEDIFDSQSIGFQKPSPDFFDYVTSRIKDFNRTEALIIGDSLNTDIKGGIQAGIDTCWVNGGAQISPPEIRSTYTITSLVELFDICLPLM from the coding sequence CTGCCAGCGCTTATCGGAGACCCATCGCTTGTTTATTGTGACGAACGGGATCACCCACACGCAGATAAAACGATTGAAGCAGTCAGATGCCTGTACGAATTTTTTGAGGATATTTTCGATTCGCAGAGCATCGGCTTTCAAAAGCCGTCACCGGATTTTTTCGATTATGTGACGAGCCGAATCAAGGATTTTAATCGAACGGAAGCGCTGATCATCGGGGACTCGCTGAATACGGATATTAAAGGCGGCATTCAAGCCGGCATAGATACCTGCTGGGTGAACGGGGGGGCGCAAATAAGTCCGCCGGAAATTCGGAGCACCTACACGATCACAAGCTTAGTAGAATTATTCGATATCTGCCTTCCCTTAATGTAA
- a CDS encoding spore germination protein, with product MFNNEIFRQAIKSVDFLQFHPVDESKPLQISYYSCLVDAEKVNQYLLPGIQENIDRLGQLSDIKGFIPFDEVTVIADTVEVVDKLMKGYVIIQFEGDDLHYLLVNVNHASMGHRKSNETENEFSVIGPKVGFVENIEVNIHLMRQQINTPALILEQITVGALSNTKVVLAYIDGVTNPRHIETMRQRLQAIDFDVVFDSSQLTQIIADHTKTPFPLLVTTERVDRVIFAILSGQVAVLSDGSPYAITAPSTLLDFFVSAEDYYLPWILASFFRVIRIMGVIFSIIASPLYVSILTYHFEVIPESLLQPLINSRIHVPFPPVMEVIFLEITIELLREAGARLPSKIGQTLGIVGGIVIGQASVQAAFTSNILLIIVALSALASFTTPIFNMANTIRLLRFPFILLAAFWGGLGLIVGLVVLLGHLMRLKSLGMPYLVPFFPFRTGHTADSFIRLSYKHTANRSQFLKPLSKKRYTPDKESIEND from the coding sequence ATGTTCAATAACGAAATTTTCCGTCAGGCGATTAAATCCGTCGATTTTCTTCAATTTCACCCAGTTGATGAGAGTAAACCTCTTCAAATCAGTTATTACAGCTGCCTGGTAGACGCGGAGAAAGTCAATCAGTACCTGCTTCCCGGGATACAAGAAAATATCGATAGACTGGGGCAGTTAAGCGATATCAAAGGATTCATCCCCTTCGATGAGGTGACGGTGATTGCCGATACGGTAGAAGTCGTGGACAAGCTGATGAAGGGCTATGTGATCATTCAGTTCGAGGGCGACGACCTGCATTATCTATTGGTGAATGTTAATCATGCTTCCATGGGTCATCGTAAGAGCAATGAGACCGAGAATGAATTTAGCGTGATTGGCCCCAAGGTAGGCTTTGTCGAGAACATCGAGGTCAACATTCATTTAATGCGCCAGCAAATTAACACGCCTGCGTTGATCCTTGAACAAATAACCGTTGGTGCCTTGTCCAACACTAAAGTGGTGCTTGCCTATATCGATGGAGTCACGAATCCCAGACATATTGAAACGATGCGTCAGCGTCTTCAAGCCATTGATTTCGATGTCGTGTTCGATAGCTCTCAGCTGACGCAAATTATTGCGGATCATACCAAGACGCCTTTCCCGCTTCTCGTAACGACGGAAAGAGTCGATCGTGTCATCTTTGCTATTCTTTCGGGTCAGGTGGCTGTGTTGTCGGACGGTTCGCCTTACGCAATAACAGCTCCGTCGACACTGCTGGACTTTTTTGTCTCGGCCGAGGATTATTATCTTCCCTGGATTTTGGCATCCTTTTTTCGCGTGATCCGGATTATGGGCGTGATTTTCTCGATCATTGCGTCGCCCCTTTATGTTTCCATACTCACCTACCATTTTGAAGTCATCCCCGAGAGCTTGCTGCAACCTCTCATTAATTCACGCATTCATGTTCCGTTTCCGCCTGTAATGGAGGTCATCTTCTTGGAAATTACGATTGAGCTCTTACGAGAAGCAGGTGCCCGGTTGCCTTCAAAGATCGGTCAGACGTTGGGCATTGTAGGCGGTATTGTAATCGGTCAAGCGTCGGTTCAAGCCGCGTTCACCAGCAATATTTTACTCATCATCGTGGCCCTGTCGGCACTCGCCTCCTTCACGACACCCATCTTTAATATGGCGAACACCATTCGTCTCCTACGATTCCCTTTTATCCTGCTTGCGGCTTTCTGGGGAGGACTCGGACTGATTGTTGGTCTTGTTGTACTCTTAGGGCACTTAATGAGGCTAAAATCGCTCGGGATGCCTTATCTGGTTCCTTTTTTTCCTTTTCGGACGGGGCATACTGCAGACAGCTTTATCCGGTTATCTTACAAGCATACGGCAAATCGAAGCCAGTTCTTAAAGCCACTTTCGAAGAAACGGTACACGCCTGACAAGGAGAGTATTGAAAATGATTAA